The following proteins come from a genomic window of Aricia agestis chromosome 19, ilAriAges1.1, whole genome shotgun sequence:
- the LOC121736830 gene encoding 28S ribosomal protein S35, mitochondrial, whose amino-acid sequence MSIITRRYNGSVFYYNAQILWRCHSTSLDIGKKGEEEEEFRVLDILKKRERQQRKKFQRNDVQPDRSERMATNQDWGNVWPGPRSFHPSSVPLPIRQGYVPKGQAPPGKKANAELMKVPNFLHLTPPVIKRQCEAIKQFCTEWPKLLNSEEAIEKHYPQEIITSDYCHASPTIRNPLSRIVTLRIKLSNLNLDKHAKDKFLRLVGDKYDEKTDLVTITADRCPVRKQNLDYVNYLLTACYHEAWTVEDWEKEKSLDDMEYYDFDTQPSKKNLVNWHLRSSGEEKSLSKEEYVAFDVSSIPNADEYKDAVSSLFNNAESDETVKKYGSAVRKLLGLPEEKLV is encoded by the exons ATGAGTATAATTACTAGACGTTACAACGGTAGTGTGTTTTATTACAATGCTCAAATATTATGGCGATGCCATTCTACATCTCTAGATATTGGGAAAAAAGGTGAAGAGGAAGAGGAGTTTAGAGTTCttgatattttgaaaaaaagggAGAGACAACAAAGGAAAAAATTTCAGAGGAACGATGTTCAGCCAGATAGATCAGAGCGGATGGCCACCAATCAG gaTTGGGGCAATGTTTGGCCTGGACCCAGATCTTTTCATCCATCTTCTGTGCCGCTGCCCATTAGACAGGGCTACGTCCCGAAAGGCCAGGCGCCACCGGGCAAGAAAGCTAATGCGGAACTCATGAAAGTTCCAAATTTTCTCCACCTCACTCCCCCTGTAATCAAAAGGCAATGTGAGGCAATAAAACAGTTCTGTACCGAATGGCCCAAGCTGCTCAACAGCGAGGAGGCTATAGAGAAGCATTACCCACAGGAAATCATCACATCCGACTACTGCCACGCCAGCCCGACAATACGCAACCCTCTTTCCCGTATTGTAACTCTCCGCATAAAATTGTCTAACCTCAACTTAGACAAACACGCAAAAGACAAGTTCCTGAGGTTGGTTGGTGATAAATATGACGAAAAGACAGATTTAGTCACCATAACAGCGGACAGATGTCCTGTACGGAAACAGAATTTGGATTATGTAAACTATTTGCTGACTGCGTGCTATCATGAAGCTTGGACTGTTGAAGATTGGGAGAAAGAGAAAAGTTTGGATGATATGGAATATTACGACTTTGATACTCAACCATCAAAGAAGAACCTAGTTAATTGGCATTTAAGAAGTAGCGGTGAAGAGAAATCCCTGTCGAAAGAAGAGTATGTTGCATTTGATGTTTCATCCATACCAAATGCAGATGAATATAAGGATGCAGTATCCAGTTTATTTAACAATGCAGAAAGTGATGagactgtaaaaaaatatgggtCAGCTGTACGGAAACTACTTGGATTACCCGAGGAAAAATTAGTTTAa
- the LOC121736627 gene encoding 60S ribosomal protein L4: MSLSVARPLVSVYSEKSEKVADASVPLPFVFKAPIRPDLVNDVHVSMSKNSRQPYCVSKEAGHQTSAESWGTGRAVARIPRVRGGGTHRSGQGAFGNMCRGGRMFAPTKPWRRWHRRVNLRQRRAAAAAAVAAAGVPALVQARGHVIDKIPELPLVVSDKVQEINKTKEAVIFLRRVKAWSDVLKVYKSQRLRAGKGKMRNRRRLQRKGPLIVYGKDKGLTKAFRNIPGVEMLSVNKLNLLKLAPGGHVGRFIIWTQSAFNRLDPLFGSWKTPSKEKKNFNLPQPKMANTDLSRLLKSEEIRKVLRAPNKRVVRATRKLNPLTNTRAMLRLNPYAAVLKRKAVLDQEKTNNKRALVLAEKRGIKLPASDRAVKAEKLVEKRRKALKLAAAKKPKKPAAKKTAPPPKKVKKEKPAKAAAPKK; the protein is encoded by the exons ATG aGTCTATCAGTCGCCCGACCTCTTGTGTCGGTATACTCTGAGAAGAGTGAGAAGGTCGCTGATGCGTCCGTCCCACTCCCATTCGTGTTCAAGGCGCCCATCCGCCCGGACCTCGTCAATGATGTCCATGTTTCTATGTCCAAGAACTCGAGGCAGCCCTACTGCGTAAGCAAGGAGGCTG GTCATCAAACCAGTGCTGAGTCATGGGGTACCGGACGTGCCGTCGCTCGTATCCCCCGTGTTCGTGGTGGTGGTACTCACAG GTCTGGTCAGGGTGCGTTCGGTAACATGTGCCGTGGTGGACGCATGTTCGCCCCCACGAAGCCCTGGAGGCGTTGGCATCGTCGCGTGAACCTAAGACAGCGCCGCGCTGCTGCTGccgccgccgtcgccgccgcAGGAGTACCAGCTCTCGTACAGGCTAGAG GCCATGTGATCGACAAGATTCCTGAGCTGCCACTTGTTGTCTCCGACAAGGTGCAGGAAATCAACAAGACTAAGGAGGCCGTCATCTTCCTGAGACGCGTCAAGGCCTGGTCTGATGTCCTCAAA GTATACAAGTCGCAGCGCCTGCGCGCCGGCAAAGGTAAAATGCGCAACCGTCGCCGCCTCCAGCGCAAGGGACCACTCATCGTCTACGGAAAGGACAAA GGTCTGACGAAGGCGTTCCGCAACATCCCCGGCGTTGAGATGCTCAGCGTCAACAAACTGAACCTGCTGAAGCTCGCCCCCGGTGGTCACGTCGGACGGTTCATCATCTGGACACAGTCCGCTTTCAACAGGCTCG aCCCGCTATTCGGATCATGGAAGACACCATCAAAGGAGAAGAAGAACTTCAACCTGCCCCAGCCCAAGATGGCCAACACCGACCTCAGCCGCCTGCTCAAATCTGAGGAGATCAGGAAGGTGCTGCGCGCGCCCAA CAAGCGCGTGGTGCGTGCTACCCGCAAGCTCAACCCTCTCACCAACACACGCGCGATGCTCCGTCTTAACCCTTACGCTGCTGTGCTGAAGAGGAAAGCCGTCCTCGACCAGGAGAAGACCAACAACAAGAGGGCTTTGGTTTTGGCAGAGAAGAGAGGC ATCAAACTGCCCGCCAGCGATCGCGCGGTAAAGGCCGAGAAACTTGTCGAGAAGAGAAGGAAAGCACTGAAATTGGCCGCTGCCAAGAAGCCCAAAAAGCCAGCAGCTAAGAAGACCGCGCCTCCCCCCAAGAAAGTCAAGAAGGAGAAGCCGGCTAAGGCTGCTGCGCCTAAAAAGTGA
- the LOC121736536 gene encoding uncharacterized protein LOC121736536, which produces MSRRKDVHIPKVWEAEEISDDDDEDIEQMQKAVEDILSKITKKKKTTQVSQKTPVQFDIKIEVEEFDEQPSTSRQSHKKKPKGSNSQNHGTTNTTKQNNQNINKIQTTEKQPQQSLLIQKSSGSQNPQLPNSKDKLCQKSISPSPQPNTYRNKNNPTNSQSTEQNKSTNQHFVLETHNIKSTMQILSKFGNVADNYIYILMKNYENIPTVPDSSHIQMALQKVLEVWNTWFLKDPINRGAPLLYKCKDCGWAWWHLNSFLEHIRNVHEREKWKLRFEFEATNGESYVALKISNKLDKSLPAVRIVNAPCWRCGMLPGDKYQNFNTTSLTYHCKCGLQFAMCHDYRLHLDVCPTTTPMVKKLVNYKCYLCFLRFDTPEELQRHRLLSHTVRSDLPASWTPIKKCIYCCMAHFDGISDCPAMKRMVPCGFCTKTFSTTTVMNLHQSFSQENYKCRLCDEILKRECMEMLHLVKHTNNYVVLLKCMICNSSNTFFDNDTTYNIHLLSKHPSSDQPAMKVPVPLKCLQDSGYNVKTLETDKVVVPPPMSHTYYTPVTIQGNKSEFKRKAGQKQSPRKRVRQTKNSSPENKVNTMEVSKIKVEEDIEDFINTEMEINEMILLNNKDSEALKIRSEDFEEGLSEGNKLNDPNNESNSNINSNKNNPNTVNGLKDNSFQPFDNEINKIEGCDKVFEIKKENTEDDVLKKGEEFTIAGTQNGLEINSNKNKPTACNSSKKENCDISKISLTNNDDKVIKNNNDKLNATANCIKPVNENIILEMRNEVVKSNGMLDFELQIQKTIIHSNAACNDPNHVITNVIVKHKTDDNYKTKENNTLSKPIHTHKPRKENVVNSNTEEKELQNSNVEKRSDNKEDSVPQSKCVVNQKELNVNTNKNTQEGEKNKNITTKKVFDKQGINSSNNNDSHKRDIPIETSINHNVPDKETLDSKLVDNPGPSKTIKVEQDSLIGNSNVKIKEEVLDDDTDDEKLVIAEFTDLITDKSVTLEVKAEPQEIFENDMINWGRNDTDNENVDVDNDRENSGEYITWTPHLGAVRGGVNMEEESDDEDLPLMNIKKKKKKMYSCKRCKFNGHHVEYQEHRKMCVRQKKYRKRFYPENCDKYECTICEKQFGALIKYLKHLTTHGYQWLQCPECMDNFLTRARLSQHVLHHINKNYVPLRGITSAKDYGFKMQCTQCDDEVQPHNFFSHWERHLASARRLQRKPPLAIEDCAPHSPMLRDLIAILLDRYTVRDDDEHKPLRWCKMCERPFTRDNECKRHYVEHLLDDAFSHMTDTQGLRCQICGEMWEKCSDFRLHIRAHASMPVYRCELCSKTFSDSSNFAKHRKVHNLCAFTCDKCGKKFNRKISLIEHIKFHEKTQPISCEFEGCSKVSHTQSAYTKHLKLVHYRSKYRCQICKKTLGSNKEMWDHKWQEHRLRKVIADCPICHMQFRKYLDVKAHVRSVHADCLPDLKKLNKLSPEEKIGNVARLVHDVILDPERLNKLSPEEKMGNVAQLVHDVILDPEPEENIMKIEIEDI; this is translated from the exons ATGAGCAGAAGGAAGGATGTTCATATACCGAAAGTGTGGGAAGCTGAAGAGATATCCGACGACGATGACGAGGATATCGAGCAAATGCAG AAAGCGGTGGAGGATATTTTGAGTAAGATAACTAAGAAAAAGAAAACTACTCAAGTGAGTCAAAAGACACCTGTAcaatttgatatcaaaattgaaGTTGAAGAGTTTGATGAGCAACCGAGTACATCCAGGCAGAGCCACAAAAAGAAACCAAAGGGATCAAACTCGCAAAACCATGGAACAACAAATACAACGAAACAGAATAACCAGAATATAAACAAGATTCAAACAACTGAAAAACAACCTCAACAATCACTTTTGATCCAGAAATCTTCAGGAAGTCAGAACCCTCAACTCCCAAATAGTAAAGATAAACTTTGCCAAAAATCTATATCACCAAGTCCTCAACCGAATACAtatagaaacaaaaataatccaACTAATTCACAATCTACTGAACAGAACAAATCAACTAATCAACATTTTGTTCTTGAGACTCATAATATTAAGTCAACAATGCAAATCCTCTCCAAGTTTGGAAATGTTGCCGATAATTACATATACATCTTGATGAAAAATTATGAGAACATACCAACAGTGCCAGACAGTAGCCACATACAGATGGCTCTTCAAAAG GTTCTTGAGGTATGGAATACCTGGTTTCTGAAGGATCCTATAAACCGAGGGGCCCCCCTGCTTTATAAGTGTAAAGATTGCGGCTGGGCCTGGTGGCATCTGAATTCTTTTTTAGAACACATCAGAAATGTACACGAGCGAGAAAAGTGGAAGCTGAGATTCGAGTTTGAAGCGACCAATGGGGAGTCCTACGTAGCcttgaaaatatcaaataaattgGATAAATCTCTGCCAGCGGTCAGAATAGTAAATGCCCCATGCTGGAGGTGTGGCATGCTGCCCGGAGACAAATATCAGAACTTCAACACGACCAGCCTGACATACCACTGCAAGTGTGGACTCCAATTCGCCATGTGCCACGATTATCGGCTCCACCTGGATGTGTGCCCCACAACAACGCCCATGGTCAAGAAGCTAGTAAACTACAAGTGCTACTTGTGCTTCCTGAGGTTCGACACACCCGAGGAACTGCAGCGGCACAGGCTGCTGTCCCACACCGTGCGGTCAGACCTGCCCGCGTCCTGGACGCCGATCAAGAAGTGCATTTACTGCTGCATGGCGCACTTCGACGGCATAAGTGACTGTCCCGCCATGAAGAGAATGGTGCCCTGCGGATTTTGTACGAAGACGTTCAGCACGACAACGGTGATGAATCTGCATCAAAGCTTCTCCCAGGAGAACTACAAGTGTAGGCTATGCGATGAAATCCTGAAGAGGGAGTGTATGGAGATGCTGCACTTGGTGAAGCACACCAACAATTATGTAGTGCTACTTAAGTGTATGATTTGCAATAGCAGTAATACATTCTTTGATAATGATAcgacatacaatatacatctcCTGAGTAAACACCCTTCTAGTGACCAACCCGCCATGAAG GTTCCAGTGCCACTGAAATGCCTTCAAGATTCGGGGTACAATGTGAAAACTCTCGAGACGGATAAAGTGGTTGTGCCACCACCAATGTCCCACACCTATTATACGCCAGTGACAATACAAG gtAATAAatctgaatttaaaagaaaggCCGGTCAGAAACAATCTCCGCGTAAGAGAGTACGACAAACAAAAAATAGCAGTCctgaaaataaagttaatactaTGGAGGTCTCAAAAATAAAAGTTGAAGAAGATATTGAGGATTTTATTAATACTGAAATGGAAATAAATGAAATGATTTTGTTGAATAATAAAGACAGTGAAGCGCTTAAAATAAGGTCAGAAGATTTTGAAGAAGGTCTATCAGaaggaaataaattaaatgatcCAAATAATGAgagtaattcaaatataaattCCAATAAAAATAACCCAAATACTGTAAATGGTTTAAAAGATAATAGTTTCCAGCCGTTtgataatgaaattaataaaatcgaAGGCTGTGATAaagtatttgaaataaaaaaagaaaatactgAAGATGATGTTTTGAAAAAGGGAGAAGAATTTACTATTGCAGGCACTCAAAATGGCTtagaaataaattcaaataaaaataagccaACCGCATGTAACAGcagtaaaaaagaaaattgtgATATTAGTAAAATAAGTCTTACAAATAATGATGATaaagtgataaaaaataataatgataaactaAATGCAACTGCTAATTGTATTAAACCtgttaatgaaaatattattttagaaatgaGAAATGAAGTAGTTAAAAGTAACGGAATGCTAGATTTTGAATTACAAATTCAAAAAACCATAATACATTCAAACGCAGCATGCAATGACCCTAACCATGTGATAACTAATGTCATCGTCAAACACAAAACAGATGATAACtacaaaacaaaagaaaataatacattAAGTAAACCAATACACACTCATAAACCTCGCAAAGAAAATGTTGTGAATTCTAATACCGAAGAAAAGGAGTTACAAAATTCAAATGTTGAAAAACGATCAGACAACAAAGAGGATAGTGTCCCACAAAGTAAGTGTGTAGTAAACCAAAAAGAATTAAACGTTAATACCAATAAAAACACTCAAGAGGGTGAAAAGAACAAAAACATCACTacaaaaaaggtttttgataAACAAGGCATTAACAGCAGCAACAATAATGATTCGCATAAGAGAGACATCCCTATCGAAACTAGTATCAATCACAATGTACCTGATAAAGAAACACTCGACAGCAAACTAGTCGATAACCCTGGACCAAGTAAAACGATAAAAGTAGAGCAAGATAGTTTAATAGGGAATAGTAAcgttaaaataaaagaagaagtaTTAGACGATGACACGGATGATGAAAAACTAGTTATAGCAGAATTCACCGACCTAATCACCGATAAATCTGTTACATTAGAAGTGAAAGCGGAGCCGCAAGAGATTTTTGAAAACGACATGATCAATTGGGGGAGGAATGATACTGACAACGAGAATGTCGATGTAGACAATGATCGAGAGAATTCTGGTGAATACATAACCTGGACTCCTCATCTAGGCGCTGTCAGGGGGGGTGTGAATATGGAAGAAGAAAGCGACGATGAAGATTTGCCCCTTATGAATattaagaagaagaaaaagaa GATGTATTCTTGCAAGCGGTGTAAATTCAATGGGCACCACGTGGAATACCAGGAACACAGAAAAATGTGTGTCCGACAAAAGAAATACAGGAAGAGGTTTTACCCGGAGAATTGTGACAAATACGAGTGTACGATATGCGAAAAACAGTTCGGAGCCCTAATCAAATACTTAAAGCATCTCACCACGCACGGATACCAGTGGCTACAGTGTCCAGAGTGCATGGACAACTTTCTCACCAGGGCCAGACTATCGCAACACGTCTTACACCACATCAACAAGAACTACGTGCCGCTCCGGGGCATCACGTCAGCGAAAGACTATGGGTTTAAG ATGCAGTGCACCCAGTGTGACGACGAGGTGCAGCCGCACAATTTCTTCAGTCACTGGGAGCGGCACCTGGCGTCGGCGCGGAGGCTGCAGAGGAAGCCCCCGCTCGCCATAGAGGATTGTGCACCACATTCGCCCATGCTGAGGGATCTCATAG CGATACTTCTAGACCGCTACACCGTCAGAGACGACGACGAGCACAAGCCGCTGCGGTGGTGCAAGATGTGCGAGCGGCCGTTCACGCGGGACAACGAGTGTAAGCGGCACTACGTCGAGCACCTGCTCGACGACGCCTTCTCGCACATGACTGATACCCAGGGGTTGAGGTGTCAGATCTGCGGGGAGATGTGGGAGAAGTGTAGCGA TTTCCGCCTCCACATACGCGCGCACGCGTCGATGCCGGTGTACCGGTGCGAGCTGTGCAGCAAGACCTTCAGCGACTCCAGCAACTTCGCCAAGCACCGCAAGGTGCACAACCTGTGCGCCTTCACCTGTGACAAGTGCGGGAAGAAGTTCAATAGGAAGATATCGCTCATCGAACATATCAAG TTCCATGAGAAAACGCAGCCGATAAGTTGCGAGTTCGAGGGGTGCTCCAAAGTGTCGCACACGCAGAGCGCTTACACCAAGCATTTGAAGCTCGTGCACTACCGCTCCAAGTACCGCTGCCAGATATGCAAGAAGACACTCGGCAGCAACAAGGAGATGTGGGACCATAAGTGGCAG GAACACAGGTTGCGGAAAGTGATAGCGGACTGTCCAATATGCCATATGCAGTTCCGGAAGTACTTGGACGTGAAGGCGCACGTTCGGAGCGTGCACGCCGATTGCTTACCCGACCTCAAGAAGCTCAACAAACTCTCGCCCGAGGAGAAGATCGGCAACGTCGCACGTCTCGTACACGATGTCATACTAGACCCCGAGCGGCTCAACAAACTCTCGCCCGAGGAGAAGATGGGCAACGTCGCACAACTCGTACACGATGTCATACTAGACCCCGAGCCAGAAGAGAACATTATGAAGATAGAGATAGAAGATATTTAA